The Phyllopteryx taeniolatus isolate TA_2022b chromosome 9, UOR_Ptae_1.2, whole genome shotgun sequence genome contains a region encoding:
- the fam83e gene encoding uncharacterized protein fam83e codes for MAGSQEASLDENVLFLPVKPSSPEFLYSELERQSVEKLLCEGPKAFYKSVGSELFSSFLSPNEVGEITSWVQDFHFTPLQKEENGGKANLDAADLTSSYFPSYSDVPAPGLELGWPEVPWVRMENVAVYTNPPSDGEPSIREVIRRHLQKASQVLAIVTDRLTDSTIIGDLHDAASRGVPVYIILNQRTVEEKYTLHRLGHVNIQVRLLGGKSFCSRTGKMMVGELKDKFILVDLETVIHGSCSLTWTDAHLHRQLITVVSGSAVDSFDKEFRILFAASTPVPNLWEYSVSHMEMPKQQKDFTDPSPPRHFHMKHEILNPPSPPMDTHLDWEAMGVIPRGSLPDSPFEEEQTVAKGTALQTDMQFDKMTPVTDTFTQNGYEPVTTTRVWDSSPVTNNMLDNANIFNWADCQTEQAASRQFYKEKRNNADDRTSAWRDNREGDLRQNIFLFSSMREKRRANLDPCEREEIDMDNISSSIENKATSRKPLILRVPQSESFNSLNDLMKRLTSQENKGELYRRGSRTNMPETSQSMTDLRADAPSADRTPDERRLSVPRPNANCYDPDQMTPGLILMKRRNNVIKSALQRIPKAFQPRERPRSFGLDMNWKPLRERKWEEE; via the exons ATGGCGGGCTCTCAGGAGGCAAGTCTGGACGAGAATGTGTTGTTCCTGCCAGTAAAGCCATCTTCCCCGGAGTTCCTCTACTCTGAGCTGGAGCGCCAGTCAGTGGAGAAACTCCTGTGCGAAGGTCCCAAAGCCTTCTACAAGTCCGTCGGTTCAGAGCTCTTCAGCTCCTTCCTGTCTCCAAATGAGGTGGGCGAGATAACCAGCTGGGTTCAGGACTTTCATTTTACACCGCTGCAAAAAGAGGAGAATGGAGGGAAAGCCAACCTGGATGCAGCGGACTTAACATCCTCCTACTTTCCTTCCTACTCGGATGTGCCGGCTCCGGGTTTGGAGCTGGGCTGGCCCGAAGTGCCTTGGGTACGCATGGAAAACGTTGCAGTCTACACAAATCCCCCCTCCGACGGAGAACCTTCCATCAGAGAGGTCATCCGAAGGCATCTGCAAAAGGCCAGCCAA GTACTTGCTATTGTGACTGACCGGCTGACAGACAGCACTATAATTGGGGATTTACATGATGCAGCCTCCAGGGGTGTCCCGGTTTACATCATCCTCAACCAAAGAACCGTTGAGGAGAAGTACACACTCCACAGGCTGGGACATGTG AATATTCAGGTTCGTCTTCTTGGAGGCAAAAGCTTTTGTTCGAGGACGGGAAAGATGATGGTTGGGGAGTTGAAAGACAAATTTATTCTGGTGGATTTGGAGACAGTAATTCATGGCAGCTGCAG TCTCACATGGACTGATGCTCATTTACACCGGCAACTCATTACTGTTGTCAGTGGCTCAGCTGTTGACAGCTTCGACAAAGAGTTCCGGATCCTATTTGCCGCGTCCACCCCGGTTCCTAACTTGTGGGAGTACTCTGTTTCCCACATGGAAATGCCTAAGCAACAAAAAGACTTCACCGACCCTAGCCCCCCAAGACACTTCCACATGAAACACGAGATCCTCAACCCTCCTTCGCCACCGATGGACACACACCTGGACTGGGAAGCCATGGGCGTAATTCCCAGAGGGAGCCTACCGGATAGTCCTTTTGAAGAAGAGCAAACTGTGGCAAAGGGGACAGCCCTGCAGACTGATATGCAGTTTGATAAAATGACACCCGTTACAGATACTTTTACTCAGAATGGATACGAACCTGTGACCACGACAAG GGTATGGGACAGCTCTCCGGTGACAAACAATATGCTGgacaatgcaaacatttttaa TTGGGCCGACTGTCAGACAGAACAAGCAGCATCCCGGCAGTTCTACAAAGAGAAGAGAAACAACGCAGACGACAGAACGTCAGCATGGCGCGACAACAGAGAAGGCGACTTgaggcaaaacatttttttattttcctcgaTGAGGGAAAAGCGACGTGCAAACCTGGATCCCTGTGAGAGAGAGGAGATCGACATGGACAACATCAGCTCCAGCATAGAGAACAAAGCCACCTCAAGA AAGCCATTAATCTTGAGGGTGCCCCAGTCGGAGAGCTTCAACTCACTGAACGACCTCATGAAGAGGTTGACGTCTCAGGAGAACAAGGGGGAACTGTACAGGAGAGGCTCCAGGACCAACATGCCCGAGACGTCCCAGTCCATGACGGACCTCCGCGCAGATGCGCCCAGCGCAGACCGAACTCCAGATGAGAGAAGACTCTCAGTACCGAGGCCCAATGCCAAC tgTTATGACCCGGACCAAATGACACCGGGCTTGATactgatgaagaggaggaacaATGTGATCAAGTCAGCCCTACAAAGAATTCCAAAGGCCTTTCAGCCCAGAGAGCGACCTCGCAGCTTTGGTCTGGATATGAACTGGAAGCCTCTAAGGGAAAGAAAGTGGGAAGAAGAATGA
- the ppcs gene encoding phosphopantothenate--cysteine ligase — translation MTEPVVSSIDGKLAEEFTAPSHVDEVRERMTSFARLHAEEGRRVVLITSGGTKVPLESRTVRFLDNFSSGRRGAQSAEYFLDAGYAVIFLHRHRSLYPYALMFSSVNMLDALEFSEQEPDRVGVNPQVLPNVAKVLKKYQEITDAKLLLPVEFSTLSEYLHLLKASAQALSTIGSKAMFYLAAAVSDFYIPACDMPEHKIQSSDGPLQLSLKMVPKILSPLVKDWAPQAFVISFKLETDGAILLDKAQRALDMYRHQVVVGNVLDSRRGHVVVVTPTSQHEVVLSKEDVDNQVEIEERIVTNLTAAHERFIQQAAA, via the exons ATGACAGAACCCGTAGTCTCTTCCATTGATGGCAAGCTGGCCGAAGAGTTCACCGCTCCCTCCCACGTGGACGAGGTCAGGGAGAGGATGACCTCCTTCGCCCGGCTCCATGCCGAGGAGGGTCGCCGCGTGGTCCTCATCACGTCAGGCGGTACAAAAGTCCCGCTGGAGTCTCGCACCGTTCGCTTCTTGGACAATTTCAGCAGCGGCAGGAGGGGCGCGCAGTCGGCAGAGTACTTCCTAGACGCCGGCTACGCTGTCATCTTCCTGCACAGACATCGCTCGCTCTACCCATACGCTCTCATGTTCTCCTCTGTCAACATGCTGGATGCCCTGGAGTTCTCGGAACAGGAACCGGACCGCGTGGGGGTGAACCCGCAGGTGCTCCCCAATGTTGCCAAAGTGCTGAAGAAGTACCAGGAGATCACAGACGCCAAACTCCTGCTCCCCGTTGAGTTCAGCACTCTGTCGGAGTACCTCCACCTCCTCAAGGCGTCAGCGCAGGCCCTCAGCACCATAG GATCCAAGGCCATGTTTTACTTGGCGGCGGCTGTGTCAGATTTCTACATCCCTGCGTGTGACATGCCGGAGCATAAAATCCAGTCTTCCGATGGACCGCTTCAA CTAAGCTTGAAGATGGTGCCCAAAATCTTGTCCCCACTGGTGAAAGACTGGGCGCCGCAGGCCTTCGTCATATCCTTCAAACTGGAGACGGACGGCGCCATCCTACTGGACAAGGCTCAGCGAGCGTTGGACATGTACAGGCACCAGGTAGTGGTCGGCAATGTGCTGGACTCACGGCGGGGCCACGTAGTGGTGGTGACGCCCACCAGCCAGCACGAGGTGGTCCTCTCCAAGGAGGATGTCGACAACCAGGTGGAGATCGAGGAGAGAATTGTAACTAATTTGACAGCGGCACACGAGCGCTTCATTCAACAAGCAGCAGCCTGA
- the utp3 gene encoding something about silencing protein 10 has product MVRALRRKKIRRPKNEQQYDEDDPEGYKNMPVPDKNSKDQIDTFHDEKIEKLLASGVQLQSDDEELDDEEEVMALDDSETDDDEDEQEVSEESEGTDMESDLEGKKEEELPNELAWGTKKKMFYDSDYVATKAKSHDELEVEEEEEEEEAKKIQKRLAEHLSEEDYDLNFFQEFATEEKTEAMVVEKEKIVKDLKQMSHKEKMKLLKKESPELLELIQDFKAKLTEMKDQLQPLVQMVKDGKIPPGKGADYLKTKQQLYLNYCTNISFYLVLKAKRIPAQNHPVIERLLTYRNLINELSLVDARLAPQYSKLLAAREEDEIARKPVAEKKAAVSPQKDKDSVKEAPETEDASDSDLDEEAALRFYREVEARMKLKRKSKPQNPEEVNEDVDEREELDPEAKRGITYQMAKNRGLTPKRKKIDRNPRVKHREKFRRAKIRRKGQVREVRREETRYSGELSGIRAGVKKSIKLK; this is encoded by the exons ATGGTTCGAGCATTAAG GCGTAAAAAGATCCGGAGGCCCAAAAATGAGCAACAGTATGATGAAGATGACCCagaaggttacaaaaacatgcccGTACCAGATAAA AACTCCAAGGACCAAATCGATACGTTTCATGATGAGAAGATtgag aaACTCCTCGCCAGTGGAGTTCAGTTGCAGAGCGATGACGAGGAGCTGGATGATGAG GAGGAAGTCATGGCCTTGGACGATTCTGAGACGGACGACGATGAAGATGAGCAGGAGGTCAGTGAGGAGAGTGAAGGCACCGACATGGAGAGCGATCTCGAGGGGAAGAAAGAGGAAG AACTTCCCAATGAACTAGCATGGGGCACCAAAAAGAAGATGTTCTATGACTCTGACTACGTGGCCACAA AGGCAAAGTCACATGATGAGTTGGAggtggaagaagaggaggaggaggaagaagccaAGAAAATCCAAAAGCGCTTGGCAGAACATCTCAGCGAGGAGGACTATGACTTGAACTTTTTCCAG GAGTTTGCCACAGAGGAGAAGACCGAGGCGATGGTTGTGGAAAAGGAGAAGATTGTCAAGGACTTGAAACAGATGTCCCACaaggagaaaatgaaactgCTCAAGAAAGAGTCGCCCGAGTTGCTCGAACTCATTCAGGACTTCAAGGCGAAG CTTACAGAAATGAAGGACCAGCTGCAGCCACTCGTGCAGATGGTCAAAGATGGAAAGATCCCACCGGGAAAG GGTGCCGACTACCTGAAGACCAAACAGCAGCTTTACCTCAA TTACTGTACGAACATCAGCTTCTACTTGGTGCTCAAAGCCAAACGGATCCCCGCTCAAAACCACCCGGTCATCGAACGACTGCTCACCTACAGAAAT CTAATCAATGAACTGAGCTTAGTTGACGCCCGCCTGGCGCCGCAGTACAGCAAGTTGCTGGCTGCTCGGGAGGAAGACGAGATCGCCAGGAAACCAGTAGCAGAGAAGAAAGCTGCAGTATCCCCCCAAAAAGACaag GATTCTGTCAAAGAGGCACCAGAGACAGAGGACGCCTCCGATTCGGACCTGGACGAGGAGGCGGCATTGAGATTCTACAGAGAAGTGGAGGCGAGGATGAAGTTGAAGAGGAAGAGCAAACCGCAAAACCCTGAAGA GGTGAATGAAGACGTGGATGAGAGGGAGGAGTTGGATCCAGAGGCTAAAAGAGGCATCACGTACCAG ATGGCCAAGAACAGAGGGCTCACTCCCAAGAGGAAGAAAATCGACCGCAACCCTCGAGTCAAGCACCGCGAGAAGTTCCGGCGGGCTAAGATCCGCAGAAAAGGCCAG GTCCGCGAGGTTCGGCGTGAGGAGACGAGATACAGCGGAGAACTGTCTGGTATTCGCGCAGGAGTCAAGAAGAGTATCAAACTCAAGTAA